A region from the Acidiferrobacter sp. SPIII_3 genome encodes:
- a CDS encoding biopolymer transporter ExbD, with translation MRFRKRIPEEPEINLVPMIDVLLMTLIFLVLTTSFAHESSLKVQLPQAHPKQPIKIQGVHIVIDRAGTFAVDGAVVAGTERSLMRALAAHAHGPNTPVILYADRNAPYRAIVHALDAARRLGLGRIVFATKVRKTS, from the coding sequence ATGCGCTTTCGCAAACGTATACCCGAGGAGCCGGAGATCAATCTCGTGCCGATGATCGACGTGTTGCTCATGACCCTCATCTTTCTCGTCCTGACGACGAGTTTTGCCCACGAATCGTCGCTCAAGGTCCAGCTACCCCAGGCGCACCCGAAACAGCCGATCAAGATCCAGGGTGTGCATATCGTAATCGACAGGGCCGGCACTTTCGCGGTGGATGGCGCGGTGGTGGCGGGTACCGAGCGATCCCTGATGCGCGCGCTGGCCGCCCACGCGCATGGCCCGAACACGCCCGTCATTTTGTATGCGGACCGTAACGCGCCTTACCGCGCCATCGTGCATGCCCTGGACGCGGCCCGGCGGCTTGGTCTCGGCCGGATCGTTTTTGCGACCAAGGTGCGCAAGACATCGTGA
- a CDS encoding ABC transporter ATP-binding protein, whose translation MNDVIRAEAVAKTFIEDVLSVDVLRRVDVVVRPADTIAIVGASGAGKSTLLHLLAGLDQPTSGRIWVDGQDMGRLSEAERGRVRNRMLGFVYQFHHLLQEFTALENVAMPLLIRREPVRRAHQRAQAMLKRVGLADRALHKPSELSGGERQRVAIARAVVHEPRCVLADEPTGNLDTRNAADVFALLRDLNASFGTSLVLVTHDHELAQSMGRVGVIVDGCLSVTDTDALPTSPGPC comes from the coding sequence TCATCGAGGACGTGTTGTCGGTGGATGTCCTGCGCCGCGTGGATGTCGTGGTAAGGCCGGCCGATACCATCGCCATCGTGGGCGCATCAGGGGCCGGCAAGAGCACGCTTTTGCATCTGCTGGCGGGCCTCGACCAGCCGACCTCGGGCCGGATATGGGTGGATGGGCAGGATATGGGGCGACTGAGCGAGGCCGAGCGCGGGCGGGTGCGCAATCGCATGCTCGGCTTTGTCTATCAGTTCCATCATCTCCTGCAGGAGTTCACGGCGCTCGAAAACGTGGCCATGCCGCTTTTGATCCGGCGCGAGCCCGTACGCCGCGCTCATCAGCGGGCGCAGGCCATGCTAAAGCGCGTGGGACTCGCGGATCGCGCCTTGCACAAGCCCTCGGAGTTGTCGGGCGGGGAGCGCCAGAGGGTGGCCATTGCCCGGGCCGTGGTTCACGAGCCGCGGTGCGTGCTGGCCGATGAGCCGACCGGTAATCTCGACACGCGCAACGCCGCGGACGTTTTTGCGCTGCTGCGGGATCTGAACGCGTCGTTTGGTACGAGCCTCGTGCTCGTCACGCATGACCACGAACTGGCGCAGTCGATGGGGCGGGTGGGTGTCATTGTGGACGGCTGCCTTTCAGTGACCGATACCGACGCGCTTCCCACGTCTCCAGGGCCTTGTTAG
- a CDS encoding MotA/TolQ/ExbB proton channel family protein produces MLELIKAGGFVMWPLLLCSVLAVAIIGERLVALRRARVAPPGAAATAREWVTRGDITPEQLRTLEEGSALGQVLAVGLVNRRHSRAVVREAIEDAGRHVASELDRYLDALGTIAAIAPFLGLLGTVLGMIRMFSGLGEAGVGNPAVLATGIAQALTTTATGLGIAIPSLIFYRYLRSRVNTLLADMEREAVRLVEILKGEREAG; encoded by the coding sequence GTGCTGGAACTCATAAAGGCGGGCGGCTTTGTCATGTGGCCGCTGTTGTTATGTTCCGTGTTGGCGGTGGCGATCATAGGGGAGCGTCTGGTGGCACTGCGCCGCGCGCGCGTGGCGCCCCCGGGGGCGGCGGCCACGGCGCGTGAATGGGTTACGCGGGGCGATATAACCCCCGAGCAATTACGGACCCTGGAGGAGGGATCGGCCTTGGGTCAGGTGCTGGCCGTGGGGCTCGTGAACAGGCGCCATTCGCGGGCGGTCGTGCGCGAGGCGATCGAGGACGCCGGGCGCCATGTGGCGTCGGAACTCGACCGTTATCTGGACGCGCTCGGCACGATTGCGGCGATCGCCCCGTTTCTCGGGCTTCTGGGCACCGTGCTTGGCATGATCCGCATGTTCTCGGGGCTCGGCGAGGCGGGCGTGGGAAACCCCGCGGTGCTCGCGACCGGTATCGCCCAGGCCCTTACGACGACCGCCACCGGCCTTGGCATCGCCATACCGAGCCTCATTTTTTATCGATACCTGCGCTCGCGCGTCAACACCCTGCTCGCCGACATGGAGCGCGAGGCCGTGCGATTGGTCGAGATCCTGAAAGGCGAGCGCGAGGCGGGCTGA
- the msbA gene encoding lipid A export permease/ATP-binding protein MsbA, with amino-acid sequence MTESEGGLYRRLLRYTWPYRRSFLLAVVGMMVGSATEPVFAALMRPLLNGGFVHRNPVSMRLMPIAVVGLFLVRGVASFASNYLMNWVGRRVVFDIRGQMFSHLLYLPTTFFDAHSSGVLIAKLIYDVEQVASAATRALSTLVKDNATVLGLLGWMFYLNWKLTIAILVAAPVITWVNRRMGKRFRRTSRSIQDSMGAISHVVQEAADGHRVIKTFAGQDEALRGFTHANEANRRENMRRTRVAASGVPVVQLMAASALAWVVYAAMREPHATVGGFMSYVAAMMMLLAPIKRLTQVNETLQTGMAASQSVFSFIDQPPETETGQRVLTDVRGDVAYHDVSFRYSPEGRRAVSEVSFTVPAGQTVALVGTSGSGKTTVANLLPRFYNAESGYITLDGVDTREITLADLRSHIALVSQETVLFDSTIRENILYGHKGVTDDARLMEIVEAAHVAEFLKDLPRGLDTLVGERGVRLSGGQRQRIAIARALLKNAPVLILDEATAALDTESERHVQAAMIRLMQNRTTIVIAHRLSTIEHADCILVMSKGRVVERGTHAELLALNKMYARLHQMQFHG; translated from the coding sequence GTGACGGAATCCGAGGGAGGTCTCTACCGAAGGCTGCTGCGCTATACATGGCCTTATCGCCGAAGTTTTCTGCTGGCGGTGGTCGGGATGATGGTTGGATCGGCCACCGAGCCGGTGTTTGCCGCGCTCATGCGCCCGCTCTTGAATGGCGGCTTTGTGCACAGGAATCCGGTGAGCATGCGCCTCATGCCGATCGCCGTCGTGGGCCTGTTCCTGGTGCGCGGGGTCGCGTCGTTTGCCTCCAATTACCTGATGAACTGGGTCGGACGGCGGGTGGTCTTCGATATCCGCGGCCAGATGTTCTCGCACCTCCTTTATCTGCCGACGACCTTCTTCGATGCCCATTCCTCCGGGGTCCTCATAGCCAAACTCATCTATGATGTCGAGCAGGTGGCGAGCGCCGCCACGCGCGCGTTGTCGACGCTTGTAAAGGACAACGCCACCGTCCTGGGCCTCCTTGGATGGATGTTCTATCTGAACTGGAAGCTGACCATAGCCATCCTGGTGGCGGCGCCGGTGATCACGTGGGTGAACCGCCGCATGGGCAAGCGTTTCCGGCGCACCAGTCGTTCGATCCAGGATTCCATGGGGGCGATCTCGCATGTCGTTCAGGAGGCCGCGGACGGACATCGAGTCATAAAGACCTTTGCCGGTCAGGACGAGGCCCTGCGCGGCTTCACGCATGCCAATGAGGCCAACCGGCGCGAGAACATGCGGCGCACGCGCGTCGCGGCCTCGGGGGTGCCGGTGGTGCAGCTGATGGCCGCATCGGCCCTGGCATGGGTGGTGTACGCGGCGATGCGCGAGCCGCACGCGACCGTCGGGGGCTTCATGTCATATGTGGCGGCGATGATGATGCTGCTCGCGCCCATCAAGCGGCTGACGCAGGTCAATGAGACTTTGCAGACCGGCATGGCTGCGTCGCAGAGCGTGTTTTCGTTCATCGATCAGCCGCCCGAGACCGAGACCGGGCAGCGCGTGTTGACCGATGTGCGCGGAGACGTCGCCTATCACGATGTCTCATTTCGATATAGTCCGGAAGGCCGGCGAGCGGTCAGCGAGGTATCGTTTACCGTGCCCGCCGGGCAGACGGTGGCGTTGGTCGGCACCTCGGGGAGCGGCAAGACCACCGTAGCCAATCTCCTGCCGCGCTTCTATAACGCGGAATCCGGCTACATCACCCTGGACGGCGTGGACACGCGCGAGATCACGCTTGCCGACCTGCGCTCGCATATCGCGCTCGTGAGCCAGGAAACGGTACTGTTCGATTCGACCATCCGCGAAAACATCCTCTATGGGCACAAGGGCGTCACCGACGATGCACGGCTCATGGAGATCGTCGAGGCGGCCCATGTCGCGGAGTTTTTGAAGGATCTCCCGCGCGGCCTGGATACGTTGGTGGGGGAGCGCGGGGTAAGGCTATCAGGCGGGCAGCGTCAGCGTATCGCCATTGCCCGCGCGTTACTGAAGAATGCCCCGGTCCTGATCCTTGATGAGGCGACCGCGGCGCTCGATACCGAGTCCGAGCGCCATGTGCAAGCCGCCATGATCCGGCTCATGCAAAATCGCACGACGATCGTCATTGCGCACCGTTTATCGACGATAGAGCATGCCGATTGCATCCTCGTCATGAGCAAGGGTCGGGTCGTGGAGCGTGGGACGCATGCCGAGCTTCTGGCGCTGAACAAGATGTATGCGCGACTGCACCAGATGCAGTTTCATGGCTGA